The following proteins are co-located in the Microvirga ossetica genome:
- a CDS encoding recombinase family protein: MGLNIMASKGKTEAVAYLRTSSAANVGADKDSEKRQRQAVEAYARSAGYRVVDTYYDEAVSGADPIETRPGFSALLDRIESNGVRVVLVEDASRFARQLSVQEAGILALNDRGVMVLTASGDNLTETDDPYKVAMRQMAGVFAQLEKARLVHKLKAARDRKRATGEKVEGRKSHAELNPDMVALAKKLHRYPVNSKRRSLREIATELAAQGFVGANGQTYAAMSIKRMIEA; this comes from the coding sequence ATGGGGCTGAACATCATGGCTAGCAAGGGCAAGACAGAGGCTGTGGCCTACCTGAGAACATCCTCAGCAGCTAATGTCGGAGCAGACAAGGACAGTGAGAAGCGTCAGCGTCAGGCTGTCGAGGCTTACGCTAGGTCAGCAGGGTATCGGGTCGTTGATACCTACTATGACGAGGCCGTGAGTGGTGCCGACCCTATCGAGACACGTCCTGGCTTCTCTGCCTTGCTTGATCGGATCGAGAGCAATGGCGTGAGAGTGGTGCTGGTAGAGGACGCTTCACGCTTTGCACGGCAGCTCAGCGTTCAAGAGGCGGGTATCCTGGCACTGAATGACCGAGGCGTAATGGTCCTTACCGCATCGGGCGACAACCTCACTGAGACTGACGATCCCTACAAGGTGGCTATGCGTCAGATGGCTGGTGTCTTTGCTCAGCTAGAGAAGGCTCGGCTGGTTCACAAGCTCAAGGCTGCAAGGGATCGCAAGAGAGCTACTGGCGAGAAGGTGGAAGGAAGAAAGAGCCATGCAGAGCTAAACCCTGACATGGTTGCTCTTGCGAAGAAGCTTCATCGGTATCCGGTGAACAGTAAGAGGCGATCCTTGAGGGAAATCGCTACTGAGCTGGCTGCACAAGGATTCGTTGGTGCGAATGGTCAGACATACGCTGCAATGTCGATCAAGCGCATGATTGAAGCCTGA
- a CDS encoding DUF6538 domain-containing protein, whose translation MTVRYSLLKNGVYFYYRRIPEDLRGHYGGKRFRRVSLQTNQPHIAAKKIAALASADDALWASLRSPEGQELGLTSSQTREGAEALLKK comes from the coding sequence GTGACGGTTCGCTATTCGCTCCTAAAGAACGGAGTGTATTTCTATTACAGACGAATTCCTGAGGATCTGCGCGGCCACTATGGCGGGAAGCGCTTCCGCAGAGTAAGCCTGCAAACGAACCAGCCTCACATCGCCGCCAAGAAGATCGCGGCGCTCGCATCAGCCGATGATGCGCTTTGGGCGTCCCTGAGGTCACCTGAGGGCCAGGAGTTGGGTCTGACCTCCAGCCAGACACGCGAGGGCGCTGAAGCGCTCCTCAAGAAATGA
- a CDS encoding flavin monoamine oxidase family protein, whose protein sequence is MNEPAAKRGVEIIVPSEGEMSTTLNAHPDVAIVGAGSAGIAAARRLMASGLTVTVLEARERIGGRTLTRRFKGHPLDLGAHWLHAGPINPLVKLGRARHEPLRRAPVNGHFFVAGRPGSRAERAALDRAFAMADRAMTQAAKAREDQPAAKTLPPMGPQGKRVAAIHGLVSGRPLDEVSLHDFPSMEYSDNLFIAGGLGAYVRRLSHDLPVRLGTAVHAIDWSGQDVRIESSAGTLRAKAVIVTTPMAVLQQDAIRFAPALPNDVAQAIHGFTQGVYEHVVLHWPDSPFRGADRLASLTGTRLRPPGLLTRIDGAPFHFFELDQPTAASFDRRDIHAPYRYAREVLAEQFGYRAIRNLSALHSTAWRHDPWSRASWAVVPPGLYAIRDVLKAPVGERIWFAGEALSRAQWGTAGGAWEEGERAAGEIVAQLR, encoded by the coding sequence ATGAACGAACCGGCCGCAAAGCGAGGGGTGGAGATCATCGTGCCGTCGGAAGGTGAAATGTCGACCACCCTGAATGCTCATCCGGACGTGGCGATCGTCGGTGCAGGAAGCGCCGGGATCGCCGCGGCGCGGCGTTTGATGGCGTCCGGACTGACGGTGACCGTGCTGGAGGCGCGTGAGCGCATCGGCGGGCGCACGCTCACGCGCCGCTTCAAGGGCCACCCGCTCGATCTCGGCGCCCATTGGCTCCATGCAGGTCCGATCAACCCGCTGGTGAAGCTCGGTCGCGCCCGCCACGAGCCCCTGCGCCGGGCGCCGGTCAACGGACATTTCTTCGTGGCAGGCCGGCCCGGCAGCCGCGCCGAGCGCGCGGCCCTCGACCGTGCCTTCGCCATGGCCGACAGGGCGATGACCCAGGCCGCGAAAGCCCGCGAGGATCAGCCGGCGGCCAAGACGCTTCCGCCCATGGGACCTCAAGGGAAGCGTGTCGCCGCCATCCATGGCCTCGTCTCGGGCCGGCCGCTCGACGAGGTGAGCCTGCACGATTTTCCGAGCATGGAATATTCGGACAATCTCTTCATCGCCGGTGGGCTCGGCGCCTATGTGCGCCGCCTGAGCCACGATCTGCCGGTGCGGCTCGGCACCGCCGTCCACGCCATCGACTGGTCGGGACAAGACGTGCGGATCGAGAGTTCGGCCGGGACGCTTCGGGCCAAGGCCGTCATCGTCACCACGCCCATGGCGGTGCTGCAGCAGGATGCGATCCGCTTCGCGCCGGCTCTGCCCAACGACGTTGCGCAAGCCATTCACGGCTTCACGCAGGGGGTCTACGAGCATGTGGTTCTGCATTGGCCGGATTCGCCCTTTCGCGGTGCGGACCGGCTGGCGAGCCTGACCGGAACGCGCCTGCGGCCGCCGGGGCTTCTCACCCGCATCGACGGCGCGCCGTTCCATTTCTTCGAGCTCGATCAGCCCACTGCCGCCAGTTTCGACCGGCGGGACATCCACGCACCCTATCGTTATGCGCGTGAGGTGCTGGCGGAGCAGTTCGGTTATCGGGCGATCCGCAATCTCTCCGCCCTGCACAGCACTGCCTGGCGGCACGATCCGTGGTCGCGTGCCTCCTGGGCCGTGGTGCCGCCGGGGCTTTACGCCATCCGCGATGTGCTGAAGGCGCCGGTCGGCGAAAGAATCTGGTTTGCGGGCGAGGCGCTGTCCCGCGCCCAATGGGGCACGGCGGGCGGCGCCTGGGAGGAAGGAGAGCGGGC
- a CDS encoding ParB N-terminal domain-containing protein produces MSTGASQETKTITLSHLIRDPKFQVRRRLHQPAINRYIDVLKTGNAMPPIQIVYMNGAPVLIDGWHRVEAMGQLGRVEVEATVLEATEKEAYWLAAKANMEHGVSYKKSELREVFRAYVEAGQHKKSKNRFKSYREMQSDLSIPVNGGSKVDHGAAQNWASGGRADHIAGACHGALAPWANCHRVDFRTMFAVCAIGYEQDGSSRRSSRGC; encoded by the coding sequence ATGAGTACAGGGGCATCACAAGAAACCAAGACGATTACCCTCTCTCACCTGATCCGTGATCCTAAGTTCCAAGTAAGACGGAGGCTGCATCAACCGGCAATCAACCGATACATTGATGTTCTTAAAACGGGCAACGCCATGCCCCCTATCCAGATTGTCTACATGAATGGCGCTCCTGTGCTGATTGATGGCTGGCACAGGGTTGAGGCGATGGGGCAGTTAGGAAGGGTCGAGGTGGAGGCGACTGTCTTAGAAGCCACTGAGAAGGAAGCCTATTGGCTGGCAGCAAAGGCAAATATGGAACACGGCGTTTCATACAAGAAGAGCGAACTGCGCGAAGTCTTTAGAGCTTATGTCGAGGCAGGACAGCACAAGAAAAGCAAGAACAGGTTCAAATCATACCGCGAGATGCAAAGTGATCTGAGTATTCCTGTCAACGGCGGTTCAAAAGTCGACCACGGGGCGGCGCAAAACTGGGCCAGTGGCGGGCGCGCTGACCACATAGCTGGCGCGTGCCATGGCGCATTGGCCCCCTGGGCCAATTGTCATCGGGTTGATTTCAGGACGATGTTTGCCGTTTGCGCGATCGGCTATGAGCAAGACGGTAGCTCTCGCCGTTCATCTCGAGGATGCTGA
- a CDS encoding class I SAM-dependent methyltransferase, which produces MKFSEISSLLRGVPFISELNAHFLYDLIANNDVENILELGIAHGTATCYMAAALQQRGRGRIDAVDLKGADYRPSAEEQVSRHGFGGLVTIHREQTGYNWFLRKAIRDNTVNDQCQPVYDLCIIDGPKNWTIDSSAFFLADKLLKPGGWLIFDDYSWTYGLADMQRDVTDGITHRLLSEEEMRTPHIREVFELLVKQHPDYGHLIVKEDSDWAIARKVASPQKSYSVVYDESALGIFGKLARKAYHRLKRRDSGRPSKLAS; this is translated from the coding sequence ATGAAATTCAGCGAAATCAGCTCGTTGCTAAGAGGGGTGCCCTTCATCTCTGAACTGAACGCCCACTTCCTCTACGACCTAATTGCGAACAACGATGTCGAAAACATCCTGGAACTCGGCATTGCTCATGGCACCGCCACTTGCTACATGGCTGCCGCACTCCAGCAGAGGGGTCGCGGTAGGATTGACGCCGTTGACCTTAAAGGCGCTGATTACCGCCCTTCCGCCGAAGAACAGGTGTCGCGCCACGGGTTCGGCGGCCTCGTAACGATTCACCGTGAACAGACTGGGTACAACTGGTTTTTGCGCAAGGCCATCCGCGACAACACGGTTAATGATCAGTGCCAGCCAGTCTATGACCTCTGCATCATTGACGGCCCGAAAAACTGGACCATCGATTCTTCAGCCTTCTTCCTTGCCGACAAGCTGCTGAAGCCCGGCGGATGGTTGATATTCGACGACTATAGCTGGACCTATGGCTTGGCTGATATGCAGAGAGATGTGACGGACGGGATTACTCACCGTCTCTTGTCGGAAGAGGAAATGCGCACACCGCACATCCGAGAGGTGTTCGAGTTGCTGGTCAAGCAGCACCCCGATTACGGGCACCTGATCGTGAAGGAGGATAGTGACTGGGCCATTGCACGCAAGGTGGCATCGCCTCAGAAATCCTACTCAGTCGTTTATGACGAAAGCGCCCTTGGCATCTTCGGAAAGCTTGCCCGTAAGGCTTATCACCGCCTCAAACGTCGCGATTCAGGAAGGCCGTCTAAACTGGCTTCGTAA
- a CDS encoding DUF6538 domain-containing protein, with product MVLAMSRPFKHPETGSYYFRKAVPEDLRPLIGKREEKRSLRTKDPAVAKQRHAEVTAEVEREWNAYRSKPEQLTQRQITGLAGLLYAEWTNGLKDEPGSPSTWSQVLRLHQQAQEAGKLEQWVGPSVDELLLKQGLRTDKQSRGRLIAAVHKALVQASEHLKRNAEGDYSPDPAANRFPEWEEAKLKAEAAKPVSGASITGLLEGWWREAQAAGITAKTHESYSSTIAKLVAFLGHDQASRVTPGDVLRFKDYRLSEINPRTGKPISLKTVKDSDLAALKAVFGWAVRNHRIDTNPATGITLKVGKQLRLRPKWFTDAEAKAVLSAALAYQPRQDHPKTAAAKRWVPWIMAYSGARVGEIVQLRKRDVRNESGLWIVTITPEAGTVKDKQAREFPIHSHLIELGFAEFVMTAPDGHLFITPAPNGDVLGPMQGVKNRISEFVREVVSDPNVTPNHAWRHRFKLVGLEAGVGERVLDAICGHAPRTVGATYGGVTIRAKADAIAKFPRYEVGEA from the coding sequence ATGGTCCTTGCGATGAGTCGTCCTTTTAAGCATCCCGAAACCGGTTCTTACTATTTCCGCAAGGCTGTCCCTGAGGATCTGCGACCTTTGATCGGGAAGAGGGAAGAGAAGCGTTCTCTCCGCACGAAAGACCCTGCCGTAGCTAAGCAGCGTCATGCTGAGGTTACCGCAGAGGTTGAGCGGGAGTGGAACGCCTATCGCTCTAAGCCCGAACAACTTACTCAACGGCAGATAACTGGATTGGCTGGTCTTCTATATGCCGAGTGGACGAACGGTCTGAAGGATGAGCCTGGATCACCTAGTACATGGTCCCAGGTGCTTCGCCTGCATCAGCAAGCTCAAGAGGCTGGCAAGCTTGAGCAGTGGGTAGGACCATCCGTTGATGAGCTTCTTCTTAAGCAAGGGTTGCGAACCGATAAGCAGAGTAGGGGGCGTTTGATCGCGGCCGTCCACAAGGCTCTTGTTCAAGCTTCTGAGCATCTGAAGCGCAACGCTGAAGGCGACTATAGCCCCGACCCAGCGGCCAATCGTTTTCCTGAGTGGGAGGAGGCAAAGCTTAAAGCCGAAGCAGCAAAGCCTGTCAGTGGTGCCAGCATCACCGGATTGCTCGAAGGCTGGTGGCGTGAGGCTCAAGCAGCAGGAATCACCGCTAAGACCCATGAGTCTTATAGCAGCACTATAGCCAAGCTGGTCGCCTTCCTTGGTCATGATCAAGCAAGCCGGGTGACACCTGGGGATGTGCTTCGGTTCAAAGATTACCGCCTGTCTGAAATCAACCCAAGGACAGGGAAGCCTATCTCTCTCAAGACAGTGAAGGACTCTGACCTTGCTGCGCTCAAGGCAGTGTTCGGATGGGCTGTAAGGAACCACAGGATTGATACCAACCCCGCTACAGGCATCACCCTGAAGGTAGGCAAGCAACTCCGCCTCAGACCTAAATGGTTCACCGACGCTGAGGCAAAGGCCGTCCTCTCGGCTGCGCTGGCTTACCAGCCTAGACAGGATCACCCAAAGACAGCAGCGGCTAAGCGTTGGGTTCCCTGGATTATGGCCTACTCAGGCGCAAGGGTTGGCGAGATCGTCCAGCTTCGCAAGAGGGACGTTCGCAACGAGAGTGGCCTATGGATTGTCACCATTACGCCTGAAGCGGGAACGGTGAAGGACAAGCAAGCTCGTGAGTTTCCCATTCACAGCCATCTCATTGAATTAGGCTTTGCTGAGTTTGTGATGACTGCTCCTGATGGTCATCTGTTTATCACTCCCGCTCCTAATGGTGACGTGCTGGGACCGATGCAGGGCGTGAAGAATCGTATCTCTGAGTTTGTTCGTGAGGTTGTATCCGACCCGAACGTCACTCCTAACCACGCTTGGCGGCACAGGTTTAAACTTGTTGGACTAGAGGCCGGAGTCGGTGAGCGTGTGCTAGACGCAATATGCGGTCATGCTCCTCGAACCGTAGGGGCTACTTATGGCGGCGTAACCATCAGGGCCAAAGCCGATGCTATCGCCAAATTCCCAAGATATGAGGTCGGTGAGGCATAA
- a CDS encoding cupin domain-containing protein codes for MTDDQDNSHDQHEHWKHHGVQVIKGDRLDSNTAQTPGMFRQAAINHARVGAQKIWAGTVSIQPNAKTGVHHHGELESVIYVVRGKARMRWGERLEFVAEAGPGDFIYVPPFVPHQEINANPDEPLECVLVRSDNEAVVVNITDVDPVERPEEVYWVDPIHKHPD; via the coding sequence ATGACAGACGACCAAGACAACTCTCATGATCAGCACGAGCATTGGAAGCACCATGGCGTTCAAGTGATCAAGGGTGACCGCCTGGACTCGAATACCGCTCAGACCCCGGGCATGTTTCGGCAGGCTGCAATAAATCATGCGCGGGTAGGGGCACAAAAGATCTGGGCAGGCACGGTGTCGATACAGCCAAACGCCAAGACTGGAGTGCACCACCACGGTGAGTTGGAGAGCGTCATCTATGTCGTAAGAGGCAAAGCTCGCATGCGTTGGGGTGAGCGGTTGGAGTTCGTTGCGGAGGCTGGACCCGGGGACTTCATCTATGTGCCGCCCTTCGTGCCCCATCAGGAGATCAACGCCAATCCGGATGAGCCCCTCGAATGCGTTCTCGTGCGCAGCGATAACGAAGCTGTAGTGGTGAACATTACCGACGTGGACCCGGTCGAGCGGCCGGAGGAGGTCTACTGGGTCGACCCGATCCACAAGCACCCGGACTAA
- a CDS encoding complex I NDUFA9 subunit family protein, with product MIGALRTPEQQTVTVFGGSGFLGRYVVGALAQRGYRILVPTRQPNLSNFLPLGKVGQITPIHANLRNEDSIAHAVARADHVVNLVGILQETGRQRFDALQAQAPATIARHAKKAVSFTQVSALGADAGSESAYARSKAEGEAGLLRERPDAVILRPSLMFGPGDSSFNRFAALARMLPVVPLPGAETRFQPIYAGDVAEAIARAVDGTVPGGRVYELGGPEIRTMREMMDFVFAVTERRRAIVPLPNNLARAMGGVLGTLDRLTLGLIPDELVTTRDQAILLESHNVVSEEALADNRTLQGLGITPTTIEAIVPSYLLRFRKTGQFDLKRNAPTTTTGR from the coding sequence ATGATCGGTGCCCTTCGCACGCCTGAGCAGCAAACTGTCACCGTCTTCGGCGGATCGGGCTTTCTCGGCCGCTATGTGGTCGGCGCTCTCGCCCAGCGCGGCTACCGGATCCTGGTGCCGACCCGGCAGCCGAACCTCTCGAACTTCCTTCCCCTCGGCAAGGTCGGGCAGATCACGCCGATCCATGCCAATCTGCGCAACGAGGATTCGATCGCCCATGCGGTCGCCCGGGCGGATCACGTGGTCAACCTGGTGGGCATCCTGCAGGAGACCGGCCGCCAGCGCTTCGACGCCCTCCAGGCGCAGGCTCCAGCGACGATCGCGCGGCATGCGAAGAAGGCCGTGTCCTTCACCCAGGTCTCCGCACTGGGCGCCGATGCAGGCTCCGAATCGGCCTATGCCCGTTCCAAGGCCGAGGGCGAGGCCGGCCTGCTCCGGGAGCGGCCGGATGCGGTGATTCTCCGCCCGTCGCTGATGTTCGGGCCGGGCGACAGCTCCTTCAACCGCTTCGCGGCGCTCGCCCGCATGCTCCCGGTCGTGCCGCTGCCCGGCGCCGAGACCCGGTTCCAGCCGATCTATGCCGGCGACGTGGCCGAGGCGATCGCGCGGGCGGTGGACGGCACTGTTCCGGGCGGCAGGGTCTACGAACTCGGCGGGCCCGAGATCCGCACCATGCGCGAGATGATGGACTTCGTCTTCGCGGTCACCGAGCGCAGGCGCGCCATCGTGCCGTTGCCGAACAATCTCGCCCGGGCCATGGGCGGCGTGCTCGGCACTCTCGATCGGCTGACGCTGGGCCTGATCCCGGACGAGCTCGTCACCACCCGCGACCAGGCGATCCTGCTGGAAAGCCACAATGTGGTCTCCGAGGAGGCGCTCGCCGACAATCGCACGCTCCAGGGTTTGGGCATCACGCCCACCACCATCGAGGCCATCGTGCCGAGCTATCTCCTGCGCTTCCGCAAGACCGGCCAGTTCGACCTCAAGCGCAACGCTCCGACAACGACGACGGGCCGCTGA
- a CDS encoding sulfate transporter family protein, whose translation MLIQSVFAAAREIFSPALRRILWKSIGLTIALLVLVWLGLTKLFDVFLTNHDLSATYPIIDSFAFFLAGIGLFVALIYLLPAVSAIVAGYFLDDVAEVVEGKDYPADPPGRALPFGRALLYGIRFAGLSLLVNLVALLLFFIPGVNIGAFFVANAYLLGREYFELAAGRFWPPEEVARLRNEHRGTVLAAGAVAAALVLVPVLNLLVPIFGATMMVHLHKKLTHGRAAAMALPREKRASLRNS comes from the coding sequence ATGCTGATCCAATCGGTTTTCGCGGCGGCCCGCGAGATTTTCTCGCCCGCGCTGCGGCGCATTCTCTGGAAATCGATTGGACTGACGATTGCGCTGCTGGTCCTGGTCTGGCTCGGCCTGACCAAGCTGTTCGACGTCTTCCTCACCAACCATGACCTGAGCGCCACCTATCCGATCATCGACAGCTTCGCGTTCTTCCTCGCGGGCATCGGCCTCTTCGTCGCTCTCATCTACCTGCTCCCGGCGGTCTCGGCCATTGTGGCCGGCTATTTTCTCGACGACGTCGCCGAAGTGGTCGAAGGCAAGGATTACCCCGCCGATCCGCCGGGGCGTGCCCTGCCCTTCGGACGGGCCCTGCTCTACGGCATTCGCTTCGCGGGCCTGTCGCTGCTGGTGAACCTCGTCGCCCTGCTGTTGTTCTTCATCCCGGGCGTCAATATCGGCGCGTTCTTCGTCGCCAATGCCTATTTGCTCGGGCGTGAATATTTCGAGCTGGCGGCCGGCCGCTTCTGGCCGCCGGAGGAGGTGGCACGGCTGCGCAACGAGCATCGCGGCACGGTGCTCGCCGCCGGCGCCGTGGCGGCGGCCCTTGTGCTCGTGCCGGTGCTGAACCTGCTCGTGCCGATCTTCGGCGCGACGATGATGGTTCACCTGCACAAGAAGCTCACCCATGGCCGGGCAGCGGCGATGGCGCTGCCCCGGGAGAAACGCGCGTCCCTCAGGAACTCCTGA
- the istB gene encoding IS21-like element helper ATPase IstB, translated as MSAEAPEILLAHHLKALKLPTFLREHQKLARQCATEGLDHVRFLARLVEMELIDRERRMVERRIKTAKFPAVKSLDSFDFAAIPRLNKMQVLELARGEWIERRENVIALGPSGTGKTHIALGLGLAACQRGLSVGFTTASALVSEMMEARDERRLLRLQRQMAGYKLLIIDELGFVPLSKTGAELLFELISRRYERGATLITSNLPFDEWTETLGSERLTGALLDRLTHHVSILEMNGESYRLAHSRSRKRQTSS; from the coding sequence ATGAGCGCTGAAGCTCCCGAGATTTTGCTCGCCCACCACCTCAAGGCGCTCAAACTGCCCACATTCCTGCGCGAGCACCAGAAGCTGGCCCGCCAATGCGCCACCGAGGGGCTTGACCATGTCCGCTTCTTGGCCCGGCTCGTGGAGATGGAGCTGATCGACCGCGAGCGGCGGATGGTCGAGCGGCGCATCAAGACCGCGAAGTTCCCGGCCGTCAAAAGCCTCGACAGCTTCGACTTCGCCGCCATCCCGAGACTGAACAAGATGCAGGTCCTAGAGCTGGCGCGTGGCGAGTGGATCGAGCGGCGCGAGAATGTCATTGCCCTCGGCCCCTCCGGCACCGGCAAGACCCATATCGCCCTGGGGCTCGGGCTGGCCGCCTGCCAAAGGGGACTGTCCGTCGGCTTCACCACAGCCTCTGCCCTGGTCAGCGAGATGATGGAGGCCCGTGACGAGCGCCGCCTGCTTCGTCTCCAGAGGCAGATGGCCGGATACAAGCTGCTGATCATCGACGAACTGGGCTTCGTGCCCCTCTCGAAGACCGGGGCGGAGCTGCTGTTCGAGCTGATCTCGCGACGCTACGAACGCGGCGCCACCCTCATAACCAGCAATCTGCCCTTTGACGAATGGACCGAGACCCTTGGCTCAGAACGCCTTACGGGCGCACTTCTCGACCGACTGACCCACCATGTCAGCATCCTCGAGATGAACGGCGAGAGCTACCGTCTTGCTCATAGCCGATCGCGCAAACGGCAAACATCGTCCTGA
- a CDS encoding uracil-DNA glycosylase family protein — protein sequence MASQELLFPDFYTRVVKGYHGSNVNNQPGNRPRGTFTRAKPGAVRVMAVLLNPGQPNADELRIEGKLEGQELAKALWHYSGTVWDGQYYSKTLSVLRRDASLLLDLPEDDCAKQFMFTNLVRCTTTGNRPPGAEAIQIGVNWLKEEIELWKPKYVIAYHTKVEKAFRDNRIRFDTQLPHPAALGEWLVPGRRQIRIDEVRRQLRL from the coding sequence ATGGCCAGTCAGGAGTTGCTGTTCCCGGATTTCTACACGCGGGTCGTTAAGGGATATCACGGTTCAAACGTTAACAATCAGCCTGGCAATCGGCCACGCGGAACCTTCACTCGCGCTAAGCCAGGTGCAGTGAGAGTGATGGCTGTTCTGCTCAATCCTGGACAGCCTAATGCTGATGAGTTGCGTATTGAGGGCAAACTAGAGGGCCAGGAGCTAGCCAAGGCATTGTGGCATTACAGCGGGACTGTTTGGGATGGTCAGTATTATTCTAAGACGCTTTCCGTTCTGCGGCGGGACGCTTCCCTCCTGCTAGATTTGCCGGAGGACGATTGTGCTAAGCAATTCATGTTCACCAATCTCGTCCGCTGCACAACGACTGGAAATCGGCCACCTGGGGCTGAGGCAATCCAAATTGGGGTAAACTGGCTCAAAGAAGAGATAGAGTTGTGGAAGCCGAAGTACGTAATTGCATACCATACAAAGGTGGAGAAGGCTTTTAGAGACAATCGCATCCGGTTTGACACTCAATTACCGCATCCCGCCGCGCTAGGAGAATGGCTCGTTCCAGGCCGTCGGCAGATACGGATTGACGAAGTGCGGCGGCAGCTCCGGCTCTAA
- the istA gene encoding IS21 family transposase codes for MELYRKVRLACSEGMSQREAAKHFNISRDSVRKMMAYAEPPGYRRHAPVRRPKLETFVPIIDAWLEGDRSVHRKQRHTAKRVFDRLREEHGFTGGYTTIKDYIRERERRCQEMFVPLSHPPGHAQADFGEAVVVIGGVEQKAHFFVLDLPHSDACFVRAYPAAVSEAWVDGHIQAFAFFGAVPQSVLYDNDRCLVAKILPDGTRKRAALFSGFLSHYVIRDRYGRPGKGNDKGNVEGLVGYSRRNFMVPIPNFPSWETFNTWLEGQCRKRQDDKLRGPAETIGQRLQRDTAAMRPLPASPFEACDQASGRVSSQSLVRYKTNDYSVPVAWGHQDVWIRGYVDEVVIGCRSEVIARHPRSYEREEVIFNPLHYLPLIENKINALDQAAPLQGWDLPEEFATLRGLMEVRMNKQGRREYVQVLRLLELFNLPDLHAAVKQALQMGAIGFDAVKHLVLCRVERRPPRLDLDVYPYLPKARVEKTSAAAYMCLISEDAA; via the coding sequence GTGGAACTTTACCGGAAGGTTCGGCTGGCGTGCTCTGAAGGCATGAGCCAGCGCGAGGCGGCGAAGCATTTCAACATATCGCGCGACAGCGTTCGCAAGATGATGGCCTATGCGGAGCCGCCCGGCTATCGGCGTCATGCTCCTGTCCGGCGCCCGAAGCTGGAAACGTTCGTCCCGATCATCGATGCCTGGCTGGAGGGCGATCGGTCGGTTCACCGCAAGCAACGCCATACGGCGAAGCGGGTGTTTGACCGGCTCCGGGAGGAGCATGGGTTCACCGGCGGCTATACGACGATCAAAGACTACATCCGCGAGCGCGAGCGGCGATGCCAGGAGATGTTTGTGCCGCTGTCGCACCCACCCGGCCATGCGCAGGCCGACTTCGGGGAGGCGGTGGTCGTGATCGGCGGGGTGGAGCAGAAAGCGCATTTCTTCGTGCTTGATCTTCCGCACAGCGATGCGTGTTTCGTCCGGGCCTATCCCGCGGCTGTGTCTGAGGCCTGGGTGGACGGCCACATCCAGGCCTTTGCCTTCTTCGGTGCGGTGCCGCAGTCGGTGCTCTATGACAATGACCGCTGCCTGGTGGCAAAGATCCTGCCGGACGGGACGCGCAAGCGGGCGGCGTTGTTCAGTGGTTTCCTGTCGCACTACGTGATCCGGGATCGCTACGGTCGTCCGGGCAAGGGGAACGACAAAGGGAATGTGGAGGGCCTCGTCGGTTATTCCCGTCGCAACTTCATGGTGCCAATCCCGAACTTCCCGAGCTGGGAGACCTTCAACACCTGGCTGGAGGGGCAATGCCGCAAGCGGCAGGATGACAAGCTGCGGGGGCCGGCCGAGACGATCGGCCAGCGCCTGCAGCGGGATACCGCGGCCATGCGTCCCCTGCCGGCCTCGCCATTTGAGGCCTGCGATCAGGCCAGCGGGCGCGTCTCATCGCAGTCGCTCGTGCGCTACAAGACCAACGACTACTCGGTGCCCGTGGCCTGGGGCCATCAGGATGTCTGGATCCGGGGCTATGTCGACGAGGTGGTGATCGGCTGCCGCAGCGAGGTCATTGCGCGCCATCCCCGCAGCTACGAGCGGGAAGAGGTGATCTTTAATCCGCTACATTACCTCCCGTTGATCGAGAACAAGATCAACGCACTCGATCAGGCCGCTCCTTTGCAGGGATGGGACCTGCCCGAGGAGTTCGCGACCTTGCGCGGCTTGATGGAAGTCCGCATGAACAAGCAGGGCCGGCGCGAATATGTGCAGGTGCTGCGGCTGCTGGAACTCTTCAATCTCCCGGATCTCCATGCTGCGGTGAAGCAGGCCCTGCAGATGGGGGCGATCGGCTTCGATGCGGTCAAGCATCTGGTCCTGTGCCGGGTGGAGCGCAGACCGCCGCGGCTGGACCTCGATGTTTACCCCTATCTGCCGAAAGCCAGGGTCGAGAAGACATCGGCGGCGGCCTATATGTGCCTGATCTCGGAGGATGCCGCATGA